A single genomic interval of Corvus cornix cornix isolate S_Up_H32 chromosome 1, ASM73873v5, whole genome shotgun sequence harbors:
- the LOC104698072 gene encoding olfactory receptor 52R1-like, with protein MQREQSPARLHQSLGEEKPGSVLGHCSSLCYLQVSISSGNASKGSWQAGDISLICSAGLFKASFLPGQKALSIGHSQEGFMSLNSTAFSHPPYFLLIGIPGLEEEQFWIAFPFCIMYGVALLGNITLLLIIKAEPSLHEPMFLFLAMLAFTDLVLSTSTLPKMLSIFWLGFGEIGFPSCLTQMFFIHTFSTVESGVLSAMALDRFVAICCPLRHSTILSGPVVVALVSLVLVRGVLLVSPTCFLVHQRRFCQHHIIAHSYCEHMAVVKLACGDTRANVTYGLFVALLVTGTDLVLISVSYTMILRVVARLPSREAQLKAFSTCTSHVCVILAFYTPALFTVLAHRFGQGIPPPVHIVVANLYLLVPPTLNPIVYGVRTKKLWDRVVRLFQRKGT; from the exons ATGCAgcgggagcagagcccagctcgGCTACATCAGAGCCTCGGGGAGGAAAAGCCTGGTTCTGTTCTGGGACACTGCTCATCCCTCTGCTACCTGCAGGTCTCCATCAGCTCCGGGAATGCTTCCAAAGGCTCCTGGCAGGCCGGGGACATCAGCCTgatctgctctgcagggctcttcAAGGCATCCTTTCTCCCAG gacaGAAAGCCCTCAGCATAGGCCACAGCCAAGAAGGGTTCATGTCTCTGAACTCTACTGCCTTCTCCCACCCTCCCTATTTCCTCCTCATTGGCATccctgggctggaggaggagcagtTCTGGATTGCCTTCCCCTTCTGCATCATGTATGGCGTCGCCCTGCTGGGGAACATCACCCTTCTCCTCATCATcaaggcagagcccagcctgcaTGAGCCCATGTTCCTCTTCCTGGCCATGCTGGCCTTCACTGACCTGGTCCTGTCCACCTCCACACTACCCAAAATGCTCAGCATCTTCTGGCTGGGCTTCGGGGAGATTGGGTTTCCCTCCTGCCTCACTCAGATGTTCTTCATCCACACCTTCTCCACGGTGGAGTCGGGCGTGCTCTCAGCCATGGCCTTGGATCGCTTTGTGGCCATTTGCTGCCCACTGAGGCACTCCACCATCCTCTCGGGGCCCGTGGTGGTGGCCCTGGTGAGCCTGGTGCTGGTGCGGGGGGTGCTCCTGGTGAGCCCCACGTGCTTCCTGGTCCACCAGAGACGCTTCTGCCAGCACCACATCATCGCCCACTCCTACTGCGAGCACATGGCCGTGGTGAAGCTGGCCTGCGGGGACACCAGGGCCAATGTCACTTACGGGCTCTTCGTGGCTCTCCTGGTGACAGGGACTGACCTGGTGCTGATCTCTGTGTCCTACACCATGATCCTGCGTGTGGTGGCGAGGCTGCCATCCAGAGAGGCCCAGCTGAAAGCCTTCAGCACTTGCACGTCCCACGTCTGTGTCATCCTGGCCTTTTACACCCCTGCCCTCTTCACGGTCCTCGCCCACCGCTTTGGGCAGGGCATCCCTCCCCCCGTCCACATCGTGGTGGCCAATCTGTACCTGCTCGTGCCCCCCACACTGAACCCCATTGTGTATGGGGTGAGAACAAAGAAGCTCTGGGACAGGGTGGTCAGACTCTTCCAGCGCAAGGGAACCTGA